Proteins co-encoded in one Papaver somniferum cultivar HN1 chromosome 5, ASM357369v1, whole genome shotgun sequence genomic window:
- the LOC113278352 gene encoding major latex protein 15-like yields the protein MAHHHTISGLVGKLVTESEVNCNAEEYYKIWKHHEEVPNVTQHISEVKVIEGHGITSGCVKQWNYTVGGKEMHVHEKTTYNDETRTIHHSAIGGDVMKNNKKFDATLVVNPKANGLGSIVSWTIEYEKLNEDSPVPIDYLEFFQFQIEDLNTHLCASE from the exons ATGGCTCATCACCATACCATTTCAGGTTTAGTTGGCAAGCTTGTGACTGAGTCGGAGGTTAACTGTAATGCTGAAGAATATTACAAAATTTGGAAGCACCATGAAGAGGTTCCTAATGTAACCCAACATATTTCTGAAGTCAAAGTTATCGAAGGACATGGAATTACTTCGGGTTGTGTCAAGCAATGGAACTATACTGTTG GGGGTAAAGAGATGCATGTCCATGAGAAAACAACATATAATGATGAAACAAGGACGATACATCATAGTGCCATTGGAGGAGATGTGATGAAAAATAACAAGAAGTTTGACGCAACTCTTGTAGTTAATCCAAAGGCTAATGGACTTGGGAGTATTGTGAGTTGGACTATCGAATATGAGAAACTTAACGAGGATTCTCCAGTTCCCATTGATTATTTGGAATTCTTCCAGTTTCAAATCGAGGACTTGAACACTCACCTTTGCGCTTCCGAATAA
- the LOC113278353 gene encoding major latex protein 15-like translates to MAHHHTISGLVGKLVTELEVNCNADKYYQMFKEHEDIPTAIPHIYTGAKVIEGHTTISGCVKQWNYIVEGRHEFVHTKITHDDETRMIHYEVIDGEVRKIYKKFDAILRAKPKANGRGSIVSWTIQYEKIDEDSPVPIGYLGFFQSIIEDLNSHICATQ, encoded by the exons ATGGCTCATCATCATACCATTTCAGGATTAGTTGGGAAGCTTGTTACTGAATTGGAGGTTAACTGCAATGCTGACAAATATTACCAAATGTTTAAGGAACATGAAGACATTCCTACGGCAATCCCACATATTTACACTGGCGCCAAAGTGATCGAGGGACATACTACTATATCGGGTTGTGTCAAGCAATGGAACTATATTGTTG AGGGTAGACACGAATTTGTCCACACGAAAATAACACATGATGACGAAACAAGGATGATTCATTATGAAGTTATAGATGGAGAGGTGAGGAAGATATACAAGAAGTTTGATGCAATTCTTCGAGCTAAGCCAAAGGCTAATGGACGTGGGAGTATTGTGAGCTGGACTATCCAATATGAGAAGATTGACGAGGATTCTCCCGTTCCAATTGGTTATCTAGGTTTCTTCCAATCGATAATCGAGGACTTGAATTCTCATATTTGTGCTACTCAATAA